Proteins from a single region of Centropristis striata isolate RG_2023a ecotype Rhode Island chromosome 9, C.striata_1.0, whole genome shotgun sequence:
- the znf644b gene encoding zinc finger protein 644 encodes MSDLEANAQEDKDVESVSDSPGRTQEPLQSHTFSLKNNAAGLSSDEHENPLNGTQPNPFVYSSVPAVPHAGNSLPSGALVNGPGSHPTSEVHCVLNKGTVLSNNVLDAVWQAEKDTSPEVLPPPSELQSDAWKNTAGPTVKTLATQPGVNTPLSHSEENESKLAYSTLSGAGSAEQMHISQPLTKQTMKTRSRRDAEWSESSLDDHDDAEVIRWDSARECFLHNDRRLETKVMLQRDRKHNTHVKSMSGSLEKVNNSLNHTCGHLCYCNDVGNVDIANKDDSLGTQSDIKYSVVPLKDLSRNTASDSEHSIYSTAQEGCNEENDPEDEDNFSSKVEQLKTEQVEQEPLFFSCTICNVNFKEERHFHRHMMYHLGKHNQVNSENVSQPFICRECGRLFCDSNSLTRHIIIHQDRLEKLMEEIKGLKNTESEDDGSTVQLPQRVFGCNCPEISVQRAKTRNNLKHYYFCEECNYITLTQQALEAHLHVAHLDTHQPQYRKMTHTNDAEKVDHVQFQCKVGSFTSRDKVALGRHPELQHLRSHCGNYKKVADQCKPNLLKSTLGETAHFPHYSSKKGDFIQKPNDKTVNSPQFKCRVGCSKNKPPLSLWRVDRHGKLLLQPVEKLNVASDLTCVEEDSENNGCKAFGSSKQANCPASADFLLSARNLKLEQMFCQGSRNDPASGSLAQANRNSLSVKKKSTPLQNTIDDMNGNISPRLCQRLKKQCADKELKKSCEGSNNFSDDTSKATGSFLEGENVKNPYARGYFRKRQRFSAQDQSPHVLKAEDDGDEDCSDIEQLIIKEEYIETTVSDDSPESPCMSPSDCFDVFPTPGLEHKPCPYCPAMFESGVGLSNHVRGHLHRVGLSYNARHMVSPEQVALRDHQPQIRRRIYCGTRRMRKAVKPETRGEHQCPLCWGWFDTKTGLSNHVRGHLKRIGRSVTSTSKSPLCILNELLQDKKERQNILQGLNRSQLPSQSFVSQKLISNNGLILMRMGIPMKVQYEMRNPRPILDSLVPKQGAEALSEREKLQVEAQRGTKASSSTLVELLQMRQEGLEVMARHSQEAYATKLSDLTKDYMEETKTGPNWTHGQSDSKKIGIECNGTFCRIGHLGAFAHRKRIAIFEEPGYDYKPKKPRPGLKKKILPSLNAEIYTFTCRFCDLVFQGPLSIQEDWIKHLQRHLLHTSVPNSGTGMVEVLGLHHKIQISMSAEHSD; translated from the exons ATGTCTGATCTGGAGGCAAATGCACAAGAGGACAAAGACGTGGAATCTGTGTCTGACAGCCCAGGTCGTACTCAGGAGCCATTACAGAGTCACACATTCTCCCTGAAGAACAATGCTGCAGGTCTGTCCTCAGATGAACACGAAAACCCTTTAAATGGAACCCAGCCGAATCCATTTGTATACAGCAGTGTCCCTGCTGTTCCCCATGCAGGCAATTCATTGCCTTCAGGAGCACTTGTTAATGGACCTGGTTCACACCCCACCTCAGAGGTACACTGTGTCCTGAACAAAGGCACTGTTTTATCCAACAATGTCCTGGATGCCGTGTGGCAAGCGGAGAAGGACACGAGCCCCGAGGTGTTACCACCACCTAGTGAGCTTCAATCAGACGCTTGGAAGAACACAGCGGGGCCCACCGTAAAAACACTGGCCACACAGCCAGGTGTCAACACGCCACTGTCTCACTCGGAGGAGAATGAGTCCAAACTGGCCTATTCCACACTGTCAGGTGCAGGCAGTGCAGAGCAAATGCACATTAGCCAACCTTTgacaaaacagacaatgaaaacaAGATCTCGACGGGACGCAGAATGGTCAGAAAGCTCCTTGGATGATCATGATGATGCTGAAGTAATCAGATGGGATTCAGCAAGAGAGTGCTTCTTGCACAATGACAGAAGGCTGGAGACCAAAGTGATGCTCCAAAGGGACAGGAAGCACAATACACATGTAAAAAGCATGTCAGGCTCTCTAGAAAAGGTTAACAACAGCTTAAATCACACATGCGGACACTTGTGTTACTGTAATGATGTTGGAAATGTTGACATTGCAAACAAAGATGATTCTTTGGGTACCCAATCTGATATAAAATATTCTGTTGTGCCACTCAAAGATCTTTCCAGGAACACAGCTTCAGACTCTGAGCACAGTATTTATAGCACAGCGCAGGAAGGCTGTAATGAGGAAAATGACCCTGAAGATGAAGACAATTTTAGTTCAAAAGTGGAACAGTTGAAGACGGAACAAGTTGAACAAGAGCCACTTTTCTTTTCATGCACAATATGCAATGTTAATTTCAAGGAAGAAAGACATTTCCATAGACATATGATGTATCATTTAGGCAAGCATAATCAGGTGAACAGTGAGAATGTCTCACAGCCCTTTATATGCAGGGAATGTGGGCGTTTGTTCTGTGATAGCAACTCCCTCACGAGGCACATCATTATTCACCAAGACAGGCTGGAAAAACTTATGGAGGAAATCAAAGGTCTCAAAAACACTGAATCGGAAGACGATGGTTCCACAGTGCAGCTCCCTCAGCGTGTATTTGGTTGTAATTGCCCTGAAATCTCTGTCCAGCGCGCCAAAACACGTAATAATCTGAAGCATTACTACTTCTGTGAGGAGTGTAACTACATTACACTGACACAGCAGGCACTTGAAGCACACTTACATGTCGCACACCTCGACACACACCAGCCTCAATACAGGAAAATGACTCATACTAATGACGCTGAGAAAGTGGACCATGTTCAGTTTCAGTGTAAAGTGGGTTCTTTCACAAGCAGAGACAAAGTAGCATTGGGAAGACATCCTGAGCTGCAGCATTTGCGATCACATTGTGGTAATTATAAAAAGGTTGCTGACCAGTGCAAGCCGAATCTTTTGAAGTCAACTCTTGGAGAAACAGCCCATTTCCCTCACTATTCCAGTAAAAAAGGGGATTTCATTCAAAAGCCCAATGACAAAACTGTAAATTCTCCTCAGTTTAAGTGCCGTGTTGGCTGCTCCAAAAACAAGCCGCCTCTGTCTTTGTGGAGGGTCGACAGGCATGGAAAATTACTCCTACAACCAGTGGAAAAATTAAATGTGGCAAGTGATCTCACCTGTGTGGAAGAAGACTCTGAAAACAACGGCTGCAAGGCTTTTGGCAGCTCAAAGCAGGCAAACTGTCCTGCAAGTGCTGATTTTTTACTATCAGCCAGAAATCTTAAATTAGAACAGATGTTCTGTCAGGGTAGCAGGAACGACCCAGCAAGTGGGAGTTTAGCACAAGCAAACCGAAATTCTCTGtcagtgaaaaaaaagtcaacgcCCTTGCAAAACACTATTGACGATATGAATGGTAATATATCGCCAAGGCTTTGCCAGAGGCTCAAGAAACAGTGTGCAGATAAGGAGTTAAAGAAAAGCTGCGAGGGCAGCAATAACTTCAGTGATGACACCAGCAAAGCTACAGGCAGCTTCTTGGAAGGCGAGAATGTAAAGAACCCCTATGCTCGGGGGTATTTCAGAAAGAGGCAGAGGTTTTCAGCCCAAGACCAAAGCCCTCATGTACTCAAGGCTGAAGATGATGGAGATGAAGACTGTAGTGACATAGAGCAACTCATAATCAAGGAGGAGTATATAGAAACTACAGTGAGCGATGATTCCCCAGAGTCGCCTTGTATGTCTCCAAGTGACTGCTTTGATGTTTTCCCTACACCAGGGCTAGAACACAAGCCCTGTCCGTACTGCCCCGCCATGTTCGAGTCTGGAGTCGGCCTGTCCAATCACGTGCGAGGGCACCTTCACCGAGTCGGCTTGAGCTACAACGCTCGGCACATGGTTTCACCAGAGCAAGTAGCGCTGCGGGACCATCAGCCACAAATCCGAAGAAGGATCTACTGCGGTACGAGGAGAATGAGAAAAG CTGTTAAGCCAGAAACCAGAGGAGAGCACCAGTGTCCCCTGTGCTGGGGTTGGTTTGATACTAAGACTGGCCTTTCCAACCATGTGAGGGGACACCTAAAACGAATTGGTAGAAGTGTCACCAGCACCAGCAAGTCCCCGCTGTGCATCCTCAATGAACTGCTACAGGACAAGAAGGAACGTCAGAACATCCTTCAGGGTCTCAACAGGAGCCAGCTCCCTTCACAATCCTTCGTTTCTCAGAAGTTAATCAGCAACAACGGCCTCATCCTGATGCGTATGGGCATCCCCATGAAAGTCCAGTATGAGATGAGGAATCCACGTCCCATCCTGGATAGCTTAGTACCAAAACAGGGGGCAGAGGCCTTGTCAGAAAGGGAGAAGCTTCAGGTAGAAGCACAAAGAGGCACTAAGGCCTCATCAAGCACTTTAGTTGAACTGCTCCAGATGAGACAGGAAGGTCTGGAGGTCATGGCGAGACACAGCCAGGAAGCCTATGCAACCAAGCTCAGTGATTTGACCAAAGATTACATGGAGGAGACCAAAACCGGACCAAACTGGACTCATG GACAATCTGATTCCAAGAAAATTGGTATTGAGTGTAACGGCACCTTCTGCAGGATTGGTCACCTCGGAGCCTTTGCACACAGGAAGAGGATTGCCATTTTTGAAGAACCAG gcTATGATTATAAACCCAAGAAGCCAAGGCCTGGGCTAAAGAAGAAGATTTTACCCTCCTTGAATGCTGAAATATACACATTCACCTGCAG ATTCTGTGACCTTGTCTTCCAGGGTCCTCTGTCTATCCAGGAGGATTGGATCAAGCATCTACAGAGGCACCTTCTGCACACCAGTGTACCCAACTCAGGGACAGGGATGGTAGAGGTTTTGGGTCTTCAtcacaaaatacaaataagtaTGTCTGCAGAGCATTCAGATTGA